The Mycobacterium riyadhense sequence TGATTGGGCCACCGCCGTTAGTGTCCGTTCGGTGTTGTCGGCCAACAGCACGGTCTTGCCGGACCCGAGCCGCCGGGCGATCGCCTGCCCCATGCCGCCGACACCGATAACGGTTAATACTTCAGTCACGCCATTGCCTCAGCCCAGGCGATATGCCCCTGCCAATCGAGCGAGTTGGCCATCGCCCGATAGCGGTCGCGATAGTCGCGATAAGCCGCCTGGTCGCCGCGTGCCTGGGCCAGCAGCGTGCGCATCCGTAGCAGCCAGATTTCGTGCACGACGAATTCGGGTTCGGTCACCACCGCCGCCAGCCGGTCGATGGCCGCGTGTGCCTCGTCAAGGTCGGTGGGCCCACCTCGTTGCAGCAGCGCCTTGACCAGAGTTGAGACGCTCCCCGCAAGGTAGATCATGTCGCCGCAGACGTACTCTTGCTCGACGGCAGCGCGTGCCAGGTCGATCGCCCCGTCGAGATCGCCGGCGCGGGCCAGCTCGGCAGCTTGCCACGCGTCAACGACGGTAGCCGCGACAAGGGTGTATTGCCCTTGCAAGGCGGCTTCACGGGCCGCGGCAAGCAGGGCGAGGCCCTCTTCGCGTTGCGGACCGTTGTTGCAGGTGAGCACGAGACCGCGCACGTGGCGGGCGCAGGCCAGCGTGAGATTGTCGCCCGACCGTTCCGCATCCTCGAGCAGCTCCGCTGTCTGCTGCACGGCCGCTGCGTCCGGTATCCAGACCCCGTTCGCGATCACAACGTATTTGAAGAGCAGCATCAGCGCACGCATCGTGGGATCGAAGGTCTGGACCATTGTGGTAGCCCGGTCGACATCGGCTTTCCAACCTGGATCGCCGAGCAAACATCGTGCACAACCTCTCAGCATGGTCGCGCCCACCAGCGGAGAGCCGATGATGAGATTGCCCTTGGTGGCGTCGCCGTCGGCCAGGTCGATCATTCGTTGCGCGAGCCGCAGGACTTCGGTCATCTCGGCGCGCTGGTATTTGGCGGCGAGCGCACCGTAGAGCAGTCCGAGAGTCAACGTCGGGTCGCCGATTGACTCGAGCAGGCCGGTGAGTTCGGATGCCAGTCTTGATGCTTCGAGGAATCGGGCGTGAACGACCAATGCCGGCAGCCACCCCGCCATCCCCATCGCCAGCGACACCTTGTCGCCGGCCGCGCTGGCAAGCTCGCACAGTTCGTCGAACCCGGTGTCGGCCATGCTGCCGCCGGCCAACCACGCGCTGGCGCACAGCAGCGTTCGTGGGGCGATCCGCATGGCTTCGCGGTCGGTATCGGCATCGGGCAGTCGGTCGGCGATCTGTCGCGCGTGTCGCCAGCTCGCACGTGCCGCGGAGATGTCGCGGTGGGTCAGCCAGCCGCCCGCGCGCATGTGCCAGGTGAATGCGGCGTGCAGATCGCCTGCCGCTTCGAGGTGTTCGGCGATCAGGGCGGCGTTGTCGTCGGCGGATTCCGGCTCGCGCTGTTCGATCGCGGCGGCCAGCCGCCCGTGCAGCACGGCTCGATCCGATTTCAGCTGCGATTCATAGGCCACGGCGCGAATTAGCGGATGTCTGAACGCATACTCGACGCGCGGGGTGAACGCGACCTGGTCTATGAGTTCACCCTTTACCAGCTCGTCGACAACCGGGTCGGTCCCCAGGACGGTCACCAGCTCGGGGCTGAATCGGGATCCAATGACCGCCGCGGCGCTCAGCGTGCGCTTGGCCGCAATGCTCAAGCGATCGACGCGCGCGGCAATGGCGGCCTGAAGGGTGGCCGGCACAGTGATGTCGGCGACCTCGCCGTGCAGTAGGTAGGAGCCTTGCGCGCCGTGGATCGCACCACGTTCGGACAGGTCTCGGACGATTTCTTGGGCGAAAAATGGGTTGCCGGCGACACGTTCGGTGATGACCTCCGTCAGCCCGTGCACCGAGGAGTCGGTGCCGAGCAGCTCACCGACAAGCGCTTCGGTCTGCGCCGTGTTGAGCGGTCGTAATGCGATCGTCTGCGCACCGGGCACCGTGGCCAGGGCGCCCCGGTACTCCGGGCGATAGGTAATCAGCACCATCGAGCGGGTCCGTGGGATCACCGCCAG is a genomic window containing:
- a CDS encoding AAA family ATPase; translated protein: MTAAGFACTTCGTELRAAAKFCDECGSPATASGSLAEYKQVTVLFADVVHSMDIAAAVGAERLREIMTELVGAAAAVVQRFGGTVDKFTGDGIMAVFGAPVALEDHAFRACLAALAIQEEAKRLAGEVVRHDGVELRLRVGLNSGEVIAGEIGSGALGYTAIGEQVGMAQRMESVAPPGGVMLNESTARLVEDTAMLAEPELVHVKGATDPVPARRLIATTSGHRTRSDPRLVGRTWELATISALLDEAVGGTGCVIGVMGPPGMGKSRIVRESAALAESRGVDVFTAYCESHTSDLPFHAVTGLLRTGLGVEGLDGEAARAQVRARFSDADPEDLQLLDDLLGIAESDVEAPNVDADARRRRLTALVNVASTARTEPALYVIEDAHWVDDVSESMLADFLAVIPRTRSMVLITYRPEYRGALATVPGAQTIALRPLNTAQTEALVGELLGTDSSVHGLTEVITERVAGNPFFAQEIVRDLSERGAIHGAQGSYLLHGEVADITVPATLQAAIAARVDRLSIAAKRTLSAAAVIGSRFSPELVTVLGTDPVVDELVKGELIDQVAFTPRVEYAFRHPLIRAVAYESQLKSDRAVLHGRLAAAIEQREPESADDNAALIAEHLEAAGDLHAAFTWHMRAGGWLTHRDISAARASWRHARQIADRLPDADTDREAMRIAPRTLLCASAWLAGGSMADTGFDELCELASAAGDKVSLAMGMAGWLPALVVHARFLEASRLASELTGLLESIGDPTLTLGLLYGALAAKYQRAEMTEVLRLAQRMIDLADGDATKGNLIIGSPLVGATMLRGCARCLLGDPGWKADVDRATTMVQTFDPTMRALMLLFKYVVIANGVWIPDAAAVQQTAELLEDAERSGDNLTLACARHVRGLVLTCNNGPQREEGLALLAAAREAALQGQYTLVAATVVDAWQAAELARAGDLDGAIDLARAAVEQEYVCGDMIYLAGSVSTLVKALLQRGGPTDLDEAHAAIDRLAAVVTEPEFVVHEIWLLRMRTLLAQARGDQAAYRDYRDRYRAMANSLDWQGHIAWAEAMA